A region of the Paenibacillus sp. J23TS9 genome:
CACGTGGAATTTATCAGGGGTTGTTCATGGCACCGACATTGGTTGGACAAGCTTTAAAGGGAAGTATTTTTGCAGCGGCCATGTTCGAACAAGCTGGATTTGTAACTAAGCCGGCCTGGAATGAGCCGCGGACGGATTTGATTCAGGCTATCGCATTCACGGGCGCAGAACATCTGATTGCTTTTGTCCAAGGTATACAGCGCGCCGCTGCAGTGGACAGCCATGTGGTTCCAGAACCGTGGGACATGCCTGGATATGATCACCCCGTTATCATGGCAGCGGGGACCTTCATCCAAGGCGGAAGTCTCGAATTATCCGCTGACGCACCGATCCGGGAACCTTTCATCGGGTACATGCAAGGAGGTCTGACATACTCTCATGTCAAATTTGGAGTCATGTTAGCCCTGCAAAAGATGAAAGATCAAAATTTATTGTAAGTTTATCTGACATGTTATTGACGCATGAGATCAGGAAATGTACAATATGAGTGAGAAAAGTTTACTGGAAGGTTGAGATAAGTCATGGGTGATGATATTCGCAGAAACATGGCATTGTTCCCAATTGGTATTGTTATGAAACTTACCGATTTGTCAGCCAGACAGATCCGGTACTATGAACAGCATAGCCTGATTGTTCCTGCACGTACCTCGGGTAATCAGCGCCTGTTCTCCTTTAACGATGTGGAAAGATTGCTGGAAATCAAGGCTCTGATTGAGAAGGGTGTTAACATCGCCGGTATTAAGCAGGTGATGAACCCGGTGTCCAAAGAATCCGAGGAAGCGACAGTCATTACCCCGGATACAGAAGTGAAACGAAAAGAAATGTCAGAATCCCAACTGCACCGCCTGCTGAAGCAGCAGCTCGTTTCCGGTAAGAGACCGGGCCAGGTATCATTAATTCAAGGTGAATTATCCCGGTTTTTTAATAAAAAATAAAATAGATTCAAAAATGGAAAGGGAGAGGATCCTGTGAGCTACACTAAAGAAGATATTCTTCGAATTGCCGAGGAAGAAAATGTTCGTTTTATCCGCCTTCAATTTACCGATTTGCTGGGAACGATTAAAAACGTTGAAATTCCAGTAAGCCAATTGAAAAAAGCAGTTGACAATAAGATGATGTTCGATGGATCTTCCATCGAAGGTTATGTTCGTATTGAAGAATCCGATATGTATCTGTATCCGGACCTCGATACCTGGGTTATTTTCCCTTGGGTAACCGAAGACCGCGTTGCACGTTTGATTTGTGACGTATACATGCCAGACGGTACTCCATTTGAAGGAGATCCACGCGGCATTTTGAAACGTAACCTTAAAGAAGCAGAGGCTATGGGATACACTTCCATGAATGTGGGCCCAGAACCGGAATTCTTCCTGTTCAAAACGGATGAAAAAGGTAATCCGACAATGGAACTGAACGACCAAGGCGGATACTTTGACCTTGCTCCTACAGACCTTGGTGAGAACTGCCGTCGTGAAATCGTGCTTACCCTTGAAGAAATGGGCTTCGAAATCGAAGCTTCCCACCATGAAGTGGCTCCGGGCCAGCATGAGATCGACTTTAAATATGAAAATGCTGTTAAAGCAGCTGACGAAATCCAAACATTTAAGCTGGTTGTTAAAACCATTGCACGCCAGCATGGCCTGCATGCAACATTTATGCCTAAGCCGCTGTTTGGTGTGAACGGTTCCGGTATGCACTGTCACCAATCCCTGTTTAATGGTAACGTCAACGCTTTTTATGACGAATCCGATGAGCTTGGCCTGAGCCAGGAAGCTCGTTACTACATGGCGGGTATTCTGAAGCATGCACGTGCTTTTGCTGCGATCACGAACCCAACCGTAAACTCTTATAAACGTCTGGTCCCAGGCTATGAAGCTCCTTGCTATGTAGCATGGTCCGGCAGCAACCGCAGTCCGATGATCCGAATCCCGGCTTCCCGCGGTCTGAGTACTCGTGTCGAAGTGCGTAACCCGGATCCAGCTGCCAACCCTTATCTGGCACTTGCCGTAATGCTGCGTGCCGGTCTGAACGGTATCAGCAAAAAGATGCCTCTTCCAGCTCCAATCGACCGTAACATCTATGTGATGTCCGAAGAAGAGCGTATTGAAGAAGGCATCCCAAGTCTACCAGCTGACCTGAAAGAAGCGCTGAACGAAATGGTTCGCGATGAAGTGGTCATCGAAGCGCTTGGTGAACATGCATTGTCCCACTTCTACGAGCTTAAAGAAATTGAATGGGATATGTACCGCACGCAAGTTCATCAATGGGAACGCGATCAATACATGACTCTGTACTAGGATGATAACCCCCTTACGCCAATGGCGTGAGGGGTTTTTGTATTTGTAGGAGATGGGGGGGAGTATATTTTATAAAGATGTTAGACGCCCACAAAACGCCCACATTTATTTAAAATCAACTCCTGCATTATAATTATGATACTTCCAATTTATTTTTTTCAAACATTATTTTCGTCGGCTTGTTTTTCGGCTTCTCTAATTATTAGATATATGGCTAATACAATTAAAGAAATAATCAGAATTTCGATGCACAACTTTTCAGAATTCAAATTGTAAATCAGATTATAGCCATTGTAATCACGGTTTACATCCATACTACTCCATATTGGTGCAACAAGCGCTCGTTCATACTCTTTATTTGGTCCCCAAAAGGTGTAGAACGGAACATTACAAATACCAAAAATAAACAATAAGAAAGCATAAACAAAAAAGAGGGTAATTCGACAGTAAGAGAAAAACTTATAACTTACTCGTATTGTATTTTTCAAACTATTCACCTCAAAGTTGATAATTTAGTAATGAAAGTAGGTTGTAGCTTAAAGAGTTGCAATCATACGATTGCAACTCTTAATGCTAATTTAATATGGCATAGACGCAGGCGGTATCGGTGAGCTTGCAGTTGAACTATGTGCGCTATTAGTTCTTGTCCAATAATCATTCGTTTTAGTTAAGAGAGTTCTATTCTCTCCAGAATTAGGGGTTTCATAGAGATGATAACCAGCATCATCAATATATTCATACTTCCATGTTCCTTGATAGATCTTTTTATTCCAGTAAATATAAGGTCTTGTTGCCCAGTAAGTCCACGCATCTACAGTAACGCCAGTTGACTTAGAAGCGGTTTGCGAAGCGCCATAAGAAGCTTGAAAACCAAATTTTGCTTTAATGTTAATGTCGCCCGAAAATCCAAGGGATTCATTAATCGTGGAACTTGTTGTTGTTGAAATAGTAACCGGAATAGTAGATCTGTAATTATCCTCTGCTAACCAAACTATTGCGTAAGTATACCAGTTACCATCATAAGTCAAAACAGGTGATTTACCTGGTGCCCAGTCATTATATAATACAGTATACACAAATGGAGTTATCTCACCATTTGTCTTTTTAAGTGTAGTAGTATTGATGCTATCAACTTTAGCAATAATTGCATCGATTTCGTTTGATCCAATCGACTGTTTGGATAGTTCATTTTTAAGCTTAGTTTTATCAATCGTATTTGATTTCTTATCAACAATTTCATCCATCGGAATATCGATTTTGGGTGCAACTGATGGAGCCGAGAATGTTTTTACTGAATTTGATTCTTCAATTGAGACTTGCTTTTGAGAAGAAGATTGTTCGTTTGCTTCAGCAGCAAACGAACTTGATAATGGGACAAGAAGAAAAGTGGCTGATAATAAGAATGTTGCAAATTTTTTTAGTTTCATTTTTACCTCCATTAGTTATTAGATTAGTGGTTCTTCAAATGCAAATTTCAAATCCGATTTTTATGTAATTTGTCTCGGTGCGATTTCGTACAACAAAATAATGTGTCTACACCAAAAAATCTCCCCTCCTTTATTAATTTTTACTGTTACGATATATAAAACAATTTAAATATACAAAAGTTACATATAAATATATTTTTTATAAAATATGTAATTATAAAGATTATATAGTGGAGAAATGGAGTTGTGCCAAAATGTTGAGTCTTGAGTTCCGGAGGAATTATAAATCAATACTGTAATTTCGACAACTGGTGGCTTAGACTTTTAAAGGTTCTGATCCCTGTCTCACAAATGGGGGTCAGTCCTCAAGGCGTGAGGTTTTTTTAAATATGGAGGGCATTTTAAAGGGATTATCGGCTTTGGAAGGAGTGCCCCCAAGATTGCCACCCATTTTATATTTACGATGAGACAACAAAGCCAGAAAAAGGGAACCTAAGATGCCTGAACGTGACAGCTAATGGGTTTGCGTCATGCAATCAATGTATATTCTAGTATTTGAAACTTTTACCTTACGCGCATCGTATAGATGGTGGAGGCGATACATATGAAATTAAATCAGAAAATAGGTTTATCACTGATGGGCTAACACTTGCACTTGTTTATCTACGGTTGCTGATGCTGTTGCTTCAGTCGTAATTGACACCAAGCTTATCCCCAGGAGTCCTGCTGGAAGAGTCTTTTTTTGAAAACATTTTGTGAATAACAAAATAAAATGCAGATGTTTTACAATCCGCTCATTTGTTGGACCCGTGCTGATGGTTTATCTTGAGACGTGGATTGAACCATTATTTAATTGCCTTATTGCCCTTCCGCAAGCTCGGTGCATTCCATAAGATATGATGTACTCTAAATTAAAGGAGGGCGCACTCATGAGTGAAGTTGTTGGAGGAGTAGGTTATGGAGGTTTAGGCACAAGTACTGCAGCTATCCTTGTTCTGTTCATTTTGCTGGTTATCATAACTAAATCTTTCTTTTTCTAAGATTAGGACATCTAAGACCTGCTGGCTTTGAGCTGGCAGGGTCTTTTTGTATTACGGGATCAGTAAATATTTTGGTTTATAGGAGTATCATGAGGCTTCATGATCCATCCATTGACGAACACGCACGGCGTTTTCAGGTTCGCTGCTGGCAGTCAATTCGAGTAAAGACCGCTTCCGGATGATCATTATCCAATACACTGAAGTACATAACGACGCCATGAGAAGCAGAATTATTTGAAGGTAATAGCATATTGATCCTACTTCGAGAAATCTTTTTTTGGGTAGGGGTATACGCCCAATTACCACAAGATATCTTATGTTCAATTACTTACTTGAAGAATTTGATTCTTGGATCATAAATAGTAAGGGTGCTTTTTAAGCTAACGGGTCAGAATAGTTGAAAATATCCCATTAAGATCTCGATGGTATGATGATTCCTTGATTGGACCGAATATGGGTTCCGCGAATATGAGAGCAACATTTCGTTATTCACCTCATGTTATAACTATCGTGTACTTATTTGACACAGATAGGAGATTAAAAATCATGACTAGATTAAAAGGAAAAGTTGCTTTAGTTACGGGTGCAAGCCGGGGGATTGGACGTGCCATTGCGACTCGTTTAGCACAAGAAGGGGCATTAGTAGCCGTTCATTATGGCACGAATCGAAGCGCTGCCGAAGAAGTCGTACAAGATATTGAGCAGAACGGAGGAACTGCATTCACGATTGGTACAAAACTTGGTTCTTTAGAAAGCATACAGACATTTTATAAGACTTTGGATGATTTGTTGAAAGAGCGTACAGGTGACACGCACTTCGATATACTAGTGAACAACGCAGGGATCGGCCTGACAACCCTAATTGAAGATACTACGGAAGAGGCATACGATGAGATCATGAAGATAAATGTAAAGATGCCATTTTTCCTGATTCAACAAGCTTTGCCACATTTACGAGACGAAGGTCGAATTATTAACTTGTCGTCCGCTGTCACAAGAATTTCCCTGCCTATTATTCCTGCATACAGTATGACCAAAGGGGCAATCAATACACTAACACTCACTTTATCCAGCCAACTCGGCTCACGTGGAATTACGATCAATGCCATCCAACCTGGATTTGTTGCCACGGATATGAATGCCGCAATGCTGCAAGATCCTGCTTCAAAAAAATATGGTGCTGATTTTTCGATCTTTGGAAGATGGGGGCAACCAGAGGATGTCGCGGATATAGCTGCTTTTCTAGCTTCTTCCGACAGCCGCTGGATAACCGGGCAATTGATCGATGCCAGTGGAGGCTCTCATTTGTAAACCCGGAAAAGTGGGGTAAACCGCCGATACGCTAATTAAATAGATTAAAATTAAAACCTTCCATGAGAAGTGAAACTAGATATAATAGCTCTTTTGGGAGGTTTTTTATGATTTGAAAATGAGTTATGGCGATTGTCGAAGCTGTCAAACGTATCCAGGGCTTAAGTCCGAGTACATTGAAAGCCTATGCTCTGCAGCTCAAGATGCTTCTAAAGAGAACTAGGAGATCTGGAAAATGAAAAATCGTATTTTCTAAGTTTTTGATCGAGGAAGATGTCATTCACTTGAAAATCTCTTGTCGGTTCCAGTCCCTGGAGGAAAGAGCACGGCAGGAGTTACTCTATAGTGCCGGCCTGCCGGGTTGGAGACTAAGCTGCGCGGGGAACGCCGTATTAGATACTATAGTTTTCTTGCCTTGATTACAAAAGTTACAGGAAGCATCTTAGCTTTTTTTGCAAAATCGCTGTTATCGCCCCGCGATGGCAACATTTCATCATCAGATTGCTCAATCATTTGCTCAATGACAAATCCCGCTTTGGAGAGCGCATTTACATAGGTTGATAGTTTGCGGTCCGATAATGTTAGCGTACTTTCGTCAAGAGACACCGAATACCAAGATTCATCGAAATAACATTTTTTGAATTGAAGCATATTATTTTCTGCAACAACACATTTGTGTATAGGGTGAGACCAACTGAAAATAAATACGCCGTCTTTTTTTAGGTACGAAGCAATTCGGCAAAAAGTACTCTCAAGGTCGGTTGTCCAGCCTATGGCATAAATCGAATAAACAAAGTCAAAATAATCCTCTGGTATGCCACATTTTTCTTCCATGGGGGAACAGACTAATTTTGCTGAGAGACCGCACGCCGTCAAAAGTTGACTTGTCTTTTCGATTTGGTTTTCCGAAATATCCATTCCCCATAGTTCAGATGCATTGCGTTCCCCTTGATATTTCAACGATTGACCGCTTCCACAGCCTATCTCCAGCATCTTTTTTCCTGAGACATCGCCAAAAAGCTGGCATTTTTCTTCAGAGACAAATGCACCATAGTAAGGAAGCGAGGTTGCTCCCAAGATTTCATTTCCTTTTGTGTCCCAAAAGATGCTGTTCGTTTGATGAATAGAATTCTTATCCATGTCGACCGTAATGGCTCTGCCAACCTCGCCGCCGCCTATAATGTTTGTTCTATAAACAGAACTCTTGTCCATGCCGACGCCCTCCCTAAAAATAAAAAATATAAGCCTGACGTAGATCCCGACTTGCCTGTTATCCCAGTAACACGTATCGAACACGATCACGCTGCCCAATTGATGCCAAAATAATGTACCATTTTTCTATGAACAAATCCACCTAAAATATTCCATGCGGCGTACGTTTGATCTCCCAGATAGACCGCCTCATCATATGACAATGGTAACGACCTGCGGCATGATATCATTCAAAAAAAGCTGGTGAAATTACTGGTTATGCGCATTGAAAAGACTGAATATAAATGTCGAGTTCAACTTGCTGTGTGGACTATTCATTAATGAAAGCGGGCAGATTAGTTGAAAATTAAAAATCTGTGTCAGGGCAAACGCTGTTGACAAACCAACTACTGCGTGTTACTTTGTAGTGGTAGTAAGTAATACTTCATACCAGTCATACAGAATAGCAAGGAGTGATTGTGCTGGAAAATCTAACGGAAATGCTCAAAGGGGCGCTTGAGGGCTGCGTCCTTGAAATTATAAGCCGCAAAGAAACCTACGGCTACGAAATTACGCGGCGGCTGAACGCCCTCGGCTTTACAGATGTTGTGGAGGGAACGGTGTACACCATCCTGATCCGGCTTGAAAAAAACAAGTTGGTGGAGATCACCAAGAAACCCTCCGACATGGGACCGCCGCGAAAGTTTTTCGCGATTAACGACGCGGGGCGCGAGGAGCTGCGGAGGTTCTGGGAAAAATGGGAGTTCGTATCATCAAAAATCAATGAGTTAAAGGAGAGAACAGAATGAATTTTTGGGAAAAAATCACCGGCAGCGACATGACGAAAGAAATGAAAGCTTTTGAATCGCGAGCCAAAAAGCTTCCGGCTGATTATCAAGCGGCATGGGGAAAAATTAATACCAATCTTTGGCCGCATTCAGATTTTTCCGGTCGTAACCTCATGCCAATTCTTGATGGTGTGCTTGGACTGCTCGAAGAAACGGCGGCGGACGGTCAGAGTGTCCAAGAGGTTTTGGGTGACGATATCAAAGGCTTCTGTTCAGCGCTGGCCGGCGAAGAAGGGGCAAAGTCTTTTCGCGACAAGTGGCGCGAGCAGCTCAACAATAATATCGCTAAAAAATTAGGTAAATAGAATGAACTAAAGTTTTGATTTGAAATCCCTGTCGCAACGGCTCCAAATGGCCTTAAAACATTAGTTTCTTAAGTTCATTCTATATAAATAGGAGGATAATATGAGAATACAAGATATCATCGAAGGCAAAAAAGAGTGGAGAGCGCACGTGGCGCGTGTCAAAGCGCTCCCGCAAGATTACCAGATTGTTTATAAAGAGATTCAAAAGTATCTCTTTAAGGTCGGCCCTGTTGAACTAACCGAAGGTACGGGTTTGCTATCGGGGATTATCGATCTTTTTGAAGAGGGCGCGGCCTTGGGGAAAGGCGTGCTCGAAGTGACGGGCAGTGACGTAGCGGCTTTCTGCGACGATCTAATCAAAGATTCAAAAACTTACACTGACATCTATCAAGAATCCGTTGACCAAAAAGTTTATAAGGCCATAAAAAAGGTTACGGATAAAACAAAGTAAAAGGGGGGTATCGGGATGGAAAAAGCAATTGAAGCCAAAGGTCTGCGAAAATCTTTCAAAGACACAGAAGTCCTAAAGGGCGTCGATTTTGAAGTGAAGCGAGGTGAGATTTTCGCCCTGCTTGGCTCCAACGGCGCGGGCAAGACGACGATTGTTAGAATCCTCACCACGCTGCTCAAACAGGGCGGAGGCACCGCCACCGTAAACGGCTTTGACGTCGCGTCAAAGCCGGACTATGTGCGGCAGTCGATTAGTTTGACCGGACAATTTGCCGCGGTTGACGAGATATTGACCGGGCGGGAAAATCTGATCATGATTGCCAAGCTGCGGCATCTGGATCATCCTCGTCAAGTTGCGGACGATTTGCTGAAACGTTTCGGCTTAACTGACGCGGCCGACCGTAAGCCATCTACTTATTCGGGTGGTATGCGCCGTAGGCTCGACATCGCATTGAGCCTTGTGGGCAAACCGCAGATCATTTTCCTCGACGAGCCAACCACAGGGCTTGACCCCGAGGCACGTATCGAGGTTTGGAAGATTGTAAAGGAACTTGCCGACGGCGGCGCGACGATATTCCTGACCACCCAGTATTTGGAGGAAGCCGAGCAGCTTGCCGACCGCATTGCCATTCTGCACGAGGGCAGGATTATCGCCAGCGGCACGCTCGCGGAACTGAAAAAGCTGTTCCCATCCGCAAAGGTGGAGTATGTTGAAAAACAGCCGACATTGGAGGAAATATTCCTCGCAATCATTGGTAAAAAGGAGGCCATGTAAATGGAGGCGGCAAAAAAACATTTTTTCAGCGACATGAGTGTTATGCTTGGACGTTCTATGCGCCATATTTTCCGCAGTATGGACACCATCTTCACGGTCTGTATCACTCCGATTGCAATGATGCTGCTGTTCGTCTATGTGTTTGGCGG
Encoded here:
- a CDS encoding MerR family transcriptional regulator yields the protein MGDDIRRNMALFPIGIVMKLTDLSARQIRYYEQHSLIVPARTSGNQRLFSFNDVERLLEIKALIEKGVNIAGIKQVMNPVSKESEEATVITPDTEVKRKEMSESQLHRLLKQQLVSGKRPGQVSLIQGELSRFFNKK
- the glnA gene encoding type I glutamate--ammonia ligase, whose amino-acid sequence is MSYTKEDILRIAEEENVRFIRLQFTDLLGTIKNVEIPVSQLKKAVDNKMMFDGSSIEGYVRIEESDMYLYPDLDTWVIFPWVTEDRVARLICDVYMPDGTPFEGDPRGILKRNLKEAEAMGYTSMNVGPEPEFFLFKTDEKGNPTMELNDQGGYFDLAPTDLGENCRREIVLTLEEMGFEIEASHHEVAPGQHEIDFKYENAVKAADEIQTFKLVVKTIARQHGLHATFMPKPLFGVNGSGMHCHQSLFNGNVNAFYDESDELGLSQEARYYMAGILKHARAFAAITNPTVNSYKRLVPGYEAPCYVAWSGSNRSPMIRIPASRGLSTRVEVRNPDPAANPYLALAVMLRAGLNGISKKMPLPAPIDRNIYVMSEEERIEEGIPSLPADLKEALNEMVRDEVVIEALGEHALSHFYELKEIEWDMYRTQVHQWERDQYMTLY
- a CDS encoding sporulation protein YjcZ; translated protein: MSEVVGGVGYGGLGTSTAAILVLFILLVIITKSFFF
- a CDS encoding SDR family oxidoreductase yields the protein MTRLKGKVALVTGASRGIGRAIATRLAQEGALVAVHYGTNRSAAEEVVQDIEQNGGTAFTIGTKLGSLESIQTFYKTLDDLLKERTGDTHFDILVNNAGIGLTTLIEDTTEEAYDEIMKINVKMPFFLIQQALPHLRDEGRIINLSSAVTRISLPIIPAYSMTKGAINTLTLTLSSQLGSRGITINAIQPGFVATDMNAAMLQDPASKKYGADFSIFGRWGQPEDVADIAAFLASSDSRWITGQLIDASGGSHL
- a CDS encoding class I SAM-dependent methyltransferase, yielding MDKSSVYRTNIIGGGEVGRAITVDMDKNSIHQTNSIFWDTKGNEILGATSLPYYGAFVSEEKCQLFGDVSGKKMLEIGCGSGQSLKYQGERNASELWGMDISENQIEKTSQLLTACGLSAKLVCSPMEEKCGIPEDYFDFVYSIYAIGWTTDLESTFCRIASYLKKDGVFIFSWSHPIHKCVVAENNMLQFKKCYFDESWYSVSLDESTLTLSDRKLSTYVNALSKAGFVIEQMIEQSDDEMLPSRGDNSDFAKKAKMLPVTFVIKARKL
- a CDS encoding PadR family transcriptional regulator — encoded protein: MLKGALEGCVLEIISRKETYGYEITRRLNALGFTDVVEGTVYTILIRLEKNKLVEITKKPSDMGPPRKFFAINDAGREELRRFWEKWEFVSSKINELKERTE
- a CDS encoding DUF1048 domain-containing protein, translating into MNFWEKITGSDMTKEMKAFESRAKKLPADYQAAWGKINTNLWPHSDFSGRNLMPILDGVLGLLEETAADGQSVQEVLGDDIKGFCSALAGEEGAKSFRDKWREQLNNNIAKKLGK
- a CDS encoding DUF1048 domain-containing protein, with product MRIQDIIEGKKEWRAHVARVKALPQDYQIVYKEIQKYLFKVGPVELTEGTGLLSGIIDLFEEGAALGKGVLEVTGSDVAAFCDDLIKDSKTYTDIYQESVDQKVYKAIKKVTDKTK
- a CDS encoding ABC transporter ATP-binding protein encodes the protein MEKAIEAKGLRKSFKDTEVLKGVDFEVKRGEIFALLGSNGAGKTTIVRILTTLLKQGGGTATVNGFDVASKPDYVRQSISLTGQFAAVDEILTGRENLIMIAKLRHLDHPRQVADDLLKRFGLTDAADRKPSTYSGGMRRRLDIALSLVGKPQIIFLDEPTTGLDPEARIEVWKIVKELADGGATIFLTTQYLEEAEQLADRIAILHEGRIIASGTLAELKKLFPSAKVEYVEKQPTLEEIFLAIIGKKEAM